One genomic window of Deltaproteobacteria bacterium includes the following:
- a CDS encoding DUF2325 domain-containing protein, which translates to MRLKIWEIRDHQCSILGTCLSLGDLRKIGRKFKIAFPSDATDFQIHATFVSMCRMNCPPSRDISKLLDRKYLKSLRAFGTNKSDTELRSHWREALRSGNIPGPYWAIASHSKASEEFQAEVFGEVHMLSH; encoded by the coding sequence ATGCGACTGAAAATATGGGAAATACGAGACCATCAATGTTCGATTCTTGGGACCTGCCTGAGTCTTGGCGATCTCCGAAAAATTGGCCGAAAATTCAAGATAGCTTTTCCATCCGACGCCACCGACTTCCAGATCCACGCCACATTCGTATCGATGTGCAGGATGAACTGCCCGCCATCACGCGATATCTCCAAGCTTCTCGACCGAAAGTACTTGAAATCATTGCGCGCCTTCGGAACGAACAAATCAGACACGGAACTCCGGAGCCATTGGAGAGAGGCTCTGCGATCAGGCAACATCCCCGGACCCTACTGGGCCATCGCCTCCCACTCCAAAGCCTCCGAGGAATTTCAGGCCGAGGTCTTTGGCGAGGTGCACATGCTCTCCCATC
- a CDS encoding metal-dependent transcriptional regulator, which yields MEDYLEAIYDIGNEKRVVRVKDIAEKLGVRMPTVTSMLKTLDSRGLIEYEKYGYVDLTSTGESIGQDIHRKHEIIFQFLTGILKIDSAVADEEACKVEHALSEETLCSLVKFMEFIQACPRLGEDWLKHFEEFRDHGLNPEKCEIRAKAFVRDLHEKIDSSTHGEG from the coding sequence ATGGAGGACTATCTCGAGGCCATTTACGACATCGGCAACGAGAAACGGGTCGTCCGAGTCAAGGATATCGCCGAAAAACTCGGAGTGAGAATGCCCACCGTGACCAGCATGCTCAAGACATTGGATTCGAGAGGGTTGATCGAGTACGAAAAATATGGATACGTCGATTTGACCTCCACCGGCGAAAGCATCGGCCAGGACATCCATCGAAAGCATGAGATCATTTTTCAGTTTCTTACCGGCATCCTGAAAATCGACTCTGCCGTTGCCGATGAAGAAGCCTGCAAGGTCGAACATGCCTTGAGTGAAGAAACATTGTGCAGCTTGGTCAAGTTCATGGAGTTCATCCAGGCCTGCCCCCGGCTTGGCGAAGATTGGCTGAAGCATTTCGAGGAGTTCAGGGATCATGGGCTGAATCCGGAGAAGTGCGAGATCAGGGCCAAAGCCTTTGTCAGGGACTTGCACGAAAAAATCGACTCGTCGACTCATGGCGAGGGATGA